GAGTTCCATTTTCATCTGCTATCTTGACTATTTCTTTCAATATTTCTTTTCCAAAAACAGATCCCGTGGGATTATTGGGATTAACAACAACTATTGCCTTCGTCTTTTTGCTGACTTTTTTTCTCAGATCCTCTATATCCGGCTCCCATCCATTTTCCTCTATACACCTATATGTTACAGGAATCCCGCCAAGAAATTTTGTCATTTCTACATAAACAGGATATGCGGGGCCTCCTATCAGTATTTCATCCCCCCTCCCCGGCTCTATTATTGAACTTAATAGAATCTCTATTCCTTCACTTATTCCATGGGTTATTATCACATCATCCGTGTTTATTGATATCCTATTTTTCTTGTTCTCCCTTTCCACTATTGATTCCCTTAGTTTGATTTCACCTTCGGAATCTCCATAGTGCCCGGTTTTTTCTTCTTTTATAATCCTTATTAATTCCTCCTTGAGATAATCTGGTGTGTCAAAATCAAATTTATTTGGATCACCTATATTGAAATAATATATTTTCTTTCCTTTTTTCTCCAGCTTCTTTGCAGGTATAAGAACATCCCTGATAGCATATCTCAATTCCTTTGTTCTCTTACTAGGAATTATCATGATTTCTTTTTTGTCTTTTCAAATTTAAAAATTAGCAACAATCGTCAAACTTTTGGAAATTCTTTATAGAATTTTCTTCTCCATTTCTTCTTTTCTTTCTTGAAAATAGCCAAAGTAAAAAGGGTATTAAAAGCAATAGCAAGAGGAGTATTAAAAGTGGTATCCATATCCATGATTGAATTCCAGCAAATAAACCTGTGATAGACTGAGTTCCACCATATACCCTTAGTGTTGAGGTTACGGCATATCTTGGTGAACCTTCGGCTGAAACTGTGAATTGGTAATCCCCATTCTTTACTTCATTTGGTACATTGACATAAACTTCTATTGTCTTTCTTTCCCCGCTCTCAAGTGTTACTTCTGGTGTTAATCCATACATCCAGTTGCTTGCATACCCTGATAGTTCAAGATGGAAAGTATCTGTAACTTGACCAACATTTATGACATCAAATTCTATTTTTTGCAATCTACCCTTTTTCACTTTTTGGATTGGTTCTATTTCTATCATTGGTATTCCTGTGTATATTGTGAACTCTCTTACTGCAGTATCAAATGTATAGGGGCTCCAAAATCTGACAACAAAAGCTTCTGTTCCAGAAGCATTTTCCGGAACGTGAATGTCAAAGCTTATTTCCCTATATCCATCCTTTGGTAAACTGAAGAACCCGTCAAATTTAACCATACCAAATGCTTCAAGGTTTCCTCTAATTTCTGGTTCATAATCAATACCACAATTCTTAACCTTGGCATATACTCTTATATCTTCATCTGGTTGAACAGGTTTGTTGGTCCATATTTTCTCTATATCCAAACAGTGAGTTGATCCGTAAAAGTATATCTGACCATCACCTATC
The Candidatus Aenigmatarchaeota archaeon genome window above contains:
- a CDS encoding aminotransferase class I/II-fold pyridoxal phosphate-dependent enzyme; this encodes MIIPSKRTKELRYAIRDVLIPAKKLEKKGKKIYYFNIGDPNKFDFDTPDYLKEELIRIIKEEKTGHYGDSEGEIKLRESIVERENKKNRISINTDDVIITHGISEGIEILLSSIIEPGRGDEILIGGPAYPVYVEMTKFLGGIPVTYRCIEENGWEPDIEDLRKKVSKKTKAIVVVNPNNPTGSVFGKEILKEIVKIADENGTLLIGDEIYDQLIFGKKEHHGLASLSKNTPSIIFNGFSKSYLIPGWRIGYMYFNDPSGSLNELKEAVLQRARLRLSCATPLMKACAIAYRGPQNHIKEINRKLRERAEFAYKRLNEINRISTQKPEGAFYIFPRVDIKGKWKSDKEFCLELLNETGVLFPPGSGFDETYGHGHFRSIILPPLEIMEEAFDKVDEFMKNAG